A region from the Triticum aestivum cultivar Chinese Spring chromosome 3D, IWGSC CS RefSeq v2.1, whole genome shotgun sequence genome encodes:
- the LOC123074912 gene encoding uncharacterized protein: MAASWEQEEEEGHAAPATKKARNVATGDKEPEFLGEPSPLSRPRRPGTWSLPSILLLTAVPPGRDDFMIVLQLVPVLTARLASAVCRPPFARLPPWKRRVNAVLNAVNRRTPFRTMEASLN, translated from the exons atggccgcctcctgggagcaggaggaggaggaggggcatgcGGCGCCGGCGACTAAGAAGGCTAGGAACGTGGCCACCGGCGACAAGGAGCCCGAGTTCCTCGGCGAGCCGTCCCCGCTCAG CCGACCAAGAAGGCCAGGAACGTGGTCCCTTCCATCCATCCTCCTTCTCACGGCCGTTCCTCCTGGCCGGGATGATTTCATGATCGTGTTGCAGTTGGTTCCAGTTCTGACCGCACGCCTCGCATCCGCCGTCTGTCGTCCACCGTTTGCTCGGTTGCCGCCGTGGAAAA GAAGAGTGAACGCAGTCCTGAATGCAGTCAATAGGCGCACTCCATTTAGAACAATGGAAGCATCATTAAATTAA
- the LOC123079563 gene encoding WUSCHEL-related homeobox 8, whose amino-acid sequence MEWDKAAAAAAAGGEPAEERGEALGYVKVMTDEQMEVLRKQISIYATICEQLVEMHRALTAHQDSIAGMRLGNLYCDPLMVHGGHKITARQRWTPTQMQLQILESIFDQGNGTPSKQKIKDITAELSQHGQISETNVYNWFQNRRARSKRKQAASSLPSNTESEAEGDEDSPTDKKPRSDGSQQQGMAARAHNPERISEMHRHFDAAEREQVRGPMYGSSNDNGLRPSGGLGQMSFYENVMSNPRIDQFFQYRTGESFDMSG is encoded by the exons ATGGAGTGGGACaaggccgccgcggcggcggcggcgggcggcgagccgGCGGAGGAGAGGGGCGAGGCGCTGGGGTACGTCAAGGTGATGACGGACGAGCAGATGGAGGTGCTCCGGAAGCAGATCTCCATCTACGCCACCATCTGCGAGCAGCTCGTCGAGATGCACCGCGCCCTCACCGCGCACCAGGACTCCATTGCAG GTATGAGGCTTGGTAATCTGTACTGTGATCCTCTAATGGTTCACGGAGGCCACAAGATCACAGCGAGGCAGCGGTGGACACCGACCCAGATGCAGCTGCAGATCCTTGAGAGCATTTTTGACCAAGGAAATGGAACACCAAGCAAGCAAAAGATAAAGGATATCACAGCAGAGCTCTCGCAGCACGGCCAGATTTCAGAGACCAATGTCTACAACTGGTTCCAGAACAGACGTGCACGCTCGAAGCGGAAGCAGGCAGCTTCTTCTCTACCAAGTAACACCGAATCGGAGGCCGAGGGAGATGAGGATTCACCGACCGACAAGAAGCCTAGATCAGACGGGTCGCAGCAGCAGGGCATGGCTGCGAGGGCTCACAATCCCGAGAGGATCTCGGAGATGCACCGTCACTTTGACGCGGCAGAGCGTGAGCAGGTCCGCGGTCCAATGTATGGGTCCAGCAATGACAATGGCCTGAGACCGTCGGGCGGTCTGGGCCAGATGTCCTTCTACGAGAACGTCATGTCGAATCCAA GAATTGACCAGTTCTTCCAGTACCGGACGGGCGAAAGCTTCGACATGTCTGGGTGA
- the LOC123076361 gene encoding probable LRR receptor-like serine/threonine-protein kinase At1g06840, which produces MARSGGSPYASILLVLCIFQVTVVRGQSTHPIEANALNAIKARLIDPINKLKKWNRGDPCTSNWTGVICHKIPSDTYLHVTELELFKMNLSGTLAPEIGLLSQLRNLNFMWNNLTGNIPKEIGNITTLNLIALNGNQLSGSLPDEIGYLKNLNRLQIDQNQISGPIPKSFANLTSIKHLHMNNNSLSGEIPSELSRLPELLHLLVDANNLSGPLPPKLAETRSLKIIQADNNNFSGSSIPATYNNIPTLLKLSLRNCSLQGVIPDLTGIPELGYLDLSWNQLTGSIPVDRLASNITTIDLSHNFLNGTIPANFSGLPNLQFLNFESNSLDTIPAAFEPPKAVIVLLSGNPVCDNPARAAGLCQPKSVSEAPSGQGPQVSIDCASCPTDKNYEYNPLSPIPCICAAPLGVGFRLKSPGISDFRSYKKAFEMDSTSVLNLSIYQLYIERYTWEAGPRLNMHLKLFPNNTNLFTMSEVVRLRQLLAGWEITLLDIFGPYELLNFTLGSYEDEFPDAGSSGLKKGTLAGILVGTIISAIAVSVVATFFMMRRRSKRQIVSRPSILSRLSVKVDGVRSFTLEEMATATNNFDDSAEIGVGGYGKVYKGNLADGATVAIKRAHEDSLQGSNEFVTEIELLSRLHHRNLVSLIGYCDEEVEQMLVYEFMPNGTLRDHLSETCKRPLNFSQRLNVALGAAKGILYLHTEADPPIFHRDVKTTNILLDSKFAAKVADFGLSKLAPIPDVEGTLPEHISTVVKGTPGYLDPEYFLTNKLTEKSDVYSLGVVLLELLTGMKPIQFGKNIVREVKAAYQSGDISRIIDSRMSWCPPELATRFLSLALKCCQGDTDARPYMADIARELDDIRRALPEGEDLLSVTSMETGSLATLTQSTSNSFITTTGEHFDSSHASGSSLMDSGVPSRMAVTPR; this is translated from the exons ATGGCCAGATCTGGAGGGTCCCCGTATGCATCAATCCTGCTTGTTCTGTGCATTTTCCAGGTGACGGTCGTAAGGGGACAAAGCACTCACCCTATTGAAG CAAATGCTCTCAATGCTATCAAAGCCAGGTTAATTGATCCTATAAACAAACTTAAGAAATGGAATAGAGGAGATCCATGCACATCAAACTGGACAGGAGTCATCTGCCACAAGATACCCAGTGATACATATCTTCATGTAACAGAGTT GGAGTTGTTTAAGATGAATCTTTCTGGAACTTTGGCACCGGAGATTGGTCTCCTGTCTCAGCTGAGAAACTT GAATTTTATGTGGAACAATTTGACTGGTAACATCCCGAAAGAGATAGGCAATATCACAACACTCAATCTTAT AGCTTTGAATGGTAATCAACTATCTGGTTCCCTACCAGATGAGATTGGCTATCTCAAGAACTTAAACAGATTGCAAATCGACCAAAATCAAATATCTGGACCCATACCTAAGTCGTTTGCTAATTTAACAAGCATAAAGCATCT TCACATGAACAATAATTCATTAAGTGGGGAAATTCCATCTGAGTTGTCCAGATTGCCTGAGCTCCTTCATCT GCTTGTGGATGCCAATAATTTGTCTGGACCTCTTCCTCCAAAATTAGCGGAGACGCGTAGTTTAAAAATCAT TCAGGCTGATAATAATAACTTCAGTGGAAGCTCCATCCCTGCTACATACAACAACATACCGACACTTTTAAAGCT GAGTCTTAGGAATTGCAGTTTGCAAGGAGTTATTCCCGATCTGACTGGCATACCTGAACTTGGCTACTT GGATCTTAGCTGGAACCAACTGACAGGATCTATACCAGTTGATAGACTCGCTTCAAATATTACCACGAT TGATTTATCGCATAACTTTCTGAATGGAACTATTCCGGCAAACTTCTCCGGGCTGCCTAATCTTCAGTTCTT GAACTTTGAAAGCAACTCCCTTGACACAATTCCAGCAGCATTTGAGCCGCCAAAAGCTGTCATTGTACT GCTTTCTGGAAACCCCGTATGTGACAATCCAGCTCGAGCGGCGGGACTTTGTCAACCGAAATCTGTAAGCGAAGCACCATCTGGACAGGGACCACAAGTTAGTATAGACTGTGCTTCTTGCCCGACGgataaaaattatgaatacaatccATTATCCCCTATACCATGCATTTGTGCTGCGCCTCTTGGAGTTGGATTTCGGCTGAAGAGTCCAGGGATCTCAGACTTCCGGTCCTACAAAAAAGCCTTTGAGATGGACTCAACCTCTGTACTGAACCTGAGTATTTACCAGCTATACATTGAGCGGTACACATGGGAGGCTGGTCCAAGGCTGAATATGCATTTGAAGTTATTCCCAAATAACACTAATTTATTCACTATGTCGGAAGTTGTGCGGCTCAGGCAGTTACTTGCTGGATGGGAGATTACTCTGTTAGACATTTTCGGTCCTTACGAGCTTCTCAATTTCACGCTTGGTTCCTATGAAGATG AATTCCCAGATGCAGGGTCATCAGGTTTAAAAAAGGGCACACTAGCTGGGATTTTGGTAGGAACAATTATTAGTGCTATTGCAGTTTCTGTGGTTGCAACATTTTTTATGATGAGAAGACGCTCAAAACGTCAAATAGTTTCGAGGCCTTCAA TACTGTCGAGGCTTTCTGTCAAGGTTGATGGTGTAAGATCCTTCACGTTGGAAGAAATGGCTACAGCAACAAATAATTTTGATGATTCAGCTGAAATCGGTGTGGGAGGTTATGGAAAAGTCTATAAAGGAAATCTAGCTGATGGAGCAACCGTTGCAATCAAACGAGCACATGAAGATTCTCTGCAAGGTTCAAATGAATTTGTCACAGAAATAGAATTGCTGTCAAGATTGCATCATCGTAATTTGGTATCTCTTATTGGCTATTGTGATGAAGAAGTTGAACAG ATGCTGGTGTATGAATTCATGCCAAATGGCACTCTACGTGATCATCTTTCTG AAACTTGTAAAAGACCTCTGAACTTTTCTCAGAGGTTGAATGTTGCGTTGGGCGCTGCAAAGGGAATCCTCTATCTACACACCGAGGCAGATCCTCCTATATTTCACCGTGACGTTAAGACGACCAACATTTTATTGGACTCCAAGTTCGCAGCGAAGGTGGCTGACTTTGGTCTTTCAAAGCTTGCTCCGATCCCGGATGTTGAAGGAACATTGCCAGAACATATCTCCACTGTTGTTAAGGGCACTCCG GGCTATCTTGATCCAGAATACTTCCTAACAAATAAGTTGACAGAAAAAAGTGATGTTTATAGCCTTGGTGTTGTGCTTCTTGAACTATTGACCGGAATGAAGCCAATCCAGTTCGGTAAAAACATCGTTAGAGAG GTAAAGGCAGCCTACCAATCCGGAGACATTTCCAGGATCATCGACAGCCGGATGTCCTGGTGCCCTCCGGAACTCGCCACGAGATTCCTCTCGCTGGCCCTGAAGTGCTGCCAGGGCGACACCGACGCGAGGCCTTACATGGCCGACATCGCCAGGGAGCTCGACGACATCCGCAGAGCTCTGCCTGAAGGAGAAGACCTCCTGTCTGTGACCTCCATGGAGACGGGCTCCTTGGCCACACTGACTCAATCTACATCCAACTCCTTCATAACGACCACCGGAGAGCATTTCGACTCGTCCCACGCCTCCGGCAGCAGCCTTATGGACAGCGGCGTCCCTTCCAGGATGGCGGTGACTCCCCGTTAG